A genomic window from Pygocentrus nattereri isolate fPygNat1 chromosome 22, fPygNat1.pri, whole genome shotgun sequence includes:
- the LOC119261983 gene encoding protein PBMUCL2-like: MSDPDCNPNKITSDPDCNPNKITSDPTWNPNKIMSDPDCNPNKITSDPDCNPNKITSDPTWNPNKMMSDPDCNPNKIMSDPTWNPNKITSDPDCNPNKITSDPDCNPNKITSDPTWNPNKIMSDPDCNLNKITSDPTWNPNKITSDPDCNPNKIMSDPTWNPNKITSDPDCSL, encoded by the coding sequence ATGTCTGATCCCGACTGTAACCCCAACAAAATTACATCTGATCCTGACTGTAACCCCAACAAAATTACGTCTGATCCCACATGGAACCCCAACAAAATTATGTCTGATCCCGACTGTAACCCCAACAAAATTACATCTGATCCTGACTGTAACCCCAACAAAATTACGTCTGATCCCACATGGAACCCCAACAAAATGATGTCTGATCCCGACTGTAACCCCAACAAAATTATGTCTGATCCCACATGGAACCCCAACAAAATTACGTCTGATCCTGACTGTAACCCCAACAAAATTACGTCTGATCCTGACTGTAACCCCAACAAAATTACGTCTGATCCCACATGGAACCCCAACAAAATTATGTCTGATCCCGACTGTAACCTCAACAAAATTACGTCTGATCCCACATGGAACCCCAACAAAATTACATCTGATCCTGACTGTAACCCCAACAAAATTATGTCTGATCCCACATGGAACCCCAACAAAATTACGTCTGATCCCGACTGTAGCCTTTAA